One Mesorhizobium sp. L-2-11 genomic region harbors:
- a CDS encoding ABC transporter substrate-binding protein has product MRKMLLLGATSVALALGAPAQAELKFKPGEDPRFNWANYEELKKVDLKGETLSIFGPWRGEDEGLIRTVLDYFSEATGAEVKYSSSENYEQQIVIDTQAGSPPNIAVLPQPGLIQDLASKGLLTPLGDDTANWIKDNYGAGQSWVDLGTFNDKDGKPGFFAFPYKADVKSLVWYSPDNFEEADYEVPKTQEELAELEKQIIADGGTPWCIGLGSGGATGWPATDWVEDIMLRTQTPETYDKWVKNEIPFNDPAVVNAIDIFGKIATDDKMVDGGAKAVAATDFRDSPKGLFSVPPKCYLHHQASFIPTFFPEGTEIGQDADFFYYPPYAAKPDLGTPVLGAGTLAMITKDSKSARAFIEFLKMPLAHEIWMAQGGFVTPFKSVNKDAYASDALKKQGEILAEASTFRFDGSDLMPGKIGAGAFWTGMIDLVGGKSAQDVATDIQKSWDAIK; this is encoded by the coding sequence ATGAGGAAAATGCTTCTGCTGGGCGCCACTTCTGTCGCGCTCGCCTTGGGCGCACCGGCGCAGGCCGAACTGAAGTTCAAGCCGGGCGAAGACCCCCGCTTCAACTGGGCGAACTACGAAGAGCTCAAAAAAGTCGACCTCAAGGGCGAGACGCTGTCGATCTTCGGGCCATGGCGCGGCGAGGACGAGGGCCTCATCCGCACCGTTCTCGACTATTTCTCGGAAGCCACCGGCGCCGAGGTCAAATACTCATCGTCGGAAAATTACGAACAGCAGATCGTCATCGATACGCAAGCCGGCAGCCCGCCCAATATCGCCGTGCTGCCGCAGCCGGGCCTGATCCAGGATCTGGCGTCCAAGGGCCTGCTGACGCCGCTCGGCGACGACACCGCCAACTGGATCAAGGACAACTACGGCGCCGGCCAGTCGTGGGTCGATCTCGGCACCTTCAACGACAAGGACGGCAAGCCGGGCTTCTTCGCCTTCCCCTACAAGGCCGACGTGAAATCGCTGGTCTGGTACTCGCCGGACAATTTCGAAGAAGCCGACTACGAAGTGCCGAAGACGCAGGAAGAGCTCGCCGAGCTCGAAAAGCAGATCATCGCCGACGGCGGCACGCCATGGTGCATCGGGCTCGGTTCGGGCGGCGCCACCGGCTGGCCGGCGACCGACTGGGTCGAGGACATCATGCTGCGCACCCAGACGCCCGAGACCTACGACAAATGGGTGAAGAACGAGATTCCGTTCAACGACCCCGCGGTGGTCAACGCCATCGACATTTTCGGCAAGATCGCGACCGATGACAAGATGGTCGACGGCGGTGCCAAGGCGGTGGCGGCGACCGATTTTCGCGATAGCCCGAAGGGCCTGTTCTCGGTGCCGCCGAAATGCTATTTGCACCACCAGGCGTCGTTCATCCCGACCTTCTTCCCGGAAGGCACCGAGATCGGCCAGGACGCCGACTTCTTCTACTACCCACCTTACGCTGCCAAGCCCGACCTCGGCACCCCGGTGCTCGGCGCCGGCACGCTGGCCATGATCACCAAGGATAGCAAGAGTGCCCGCGCGTTCATCGAATTCCTGAAGATGCCACTCGCCCATGAGATCTGGATGGCCCAGGGCGGCTTCGTGACGCCGTTCAAGTCGGTCAACAAGGACGCCTATGCCAGCGACGCGCTGAAGAAGCAGGGCGAAATCCTTGCCGAAGCCTCGACCTTCCGCTTCGACGGGTCAGACCTGATGCCGGGCAAGATCGGCGCCGGCGCCTTCTGGACCGGCATGATCGATCTCGTCGGCGGCAAGTCCGCCCAGGATGTCGCCACCGACATCCAGAAGAGCTGGGACGCGATCAAGTAG